In Nicotiana tabacum cultivar K326 chromosome 2, ASM71507v2, whole genome shotgun sequence, the following proteins share a genomic window:
- the LOC107787875 gene encoding uncharacterized protein LOC107787875 produces MASQQEKRENVTDEREINLEKNRVPQMASHFESLAEKVQGAADVHPAGPGAIHVKSTVTTDTDQGDKGEQSQQMQQAQREKQSSTDQAKSSEIVNQGRSQQGFEERPGGVKFEVLGQEQKGSDTGRETQMQKQEGESRGQGISSMQQSRGVGTGGQQETETQASGQDESRAGGVTHGTTEETKGPSLEEISQYRGTAQQNSMEAIRAAEERYEKAKEKGASTLQSVKESATHGLGAAGTYSTEKGAQAKDTVTQGVQKGTQYVAEKAGVAKDTALEKGQQAYAATKDTLSSAGQTAVQSAQQAKDYVAQKAGETKEYVVPKTEEAKEIEAPSPVEIASVAKESVQEKSKSATSYVGEKAAKVKDVTVETGKGAVGYVGKVAETVKEKAVVAGWGAAHFTAEKAADATKAVAGVASTVAGYAGDKAVAAKDVVADVGKKTVGYAEDKLVAAKDYVVSAEESAAEYAARKKAEAERELEAKRSHDTKEETKVEEKESGVKPMEKVKESIQEESGGGEKGKQLEEGAAVVLQAIGETIVEIGKTTTDLVAGRTKGEESVGTEKSQPQ; encoded by the exons ATGGCTTCACAGCAAGAGAAAAGAGAGAACGTTACTGATGAACGTGAAATCAACCTCGAGAAAAATAGAGTTCCCCAAATGGCTAGCCATTTTGAGTCACTAGCTGAGAAAGTTCAAGGTGCAGCCGATGTCCATCCTGCAGGTCCTGGTGCTATTCATGTCAAGAGCACTGTTACTACTGATACTGATCAAGGGGACAAAGGGGAACAGTCTCAACAAATGCAGCAAGCTCAAAGGGAGAAGCAGTCTTCTACTGATCAAGCTAAGAGTTCTGAGATTGTTAATCAGGGGAGAAGCCAACAGGGATTTGAAGAGAGACCAGGTGGCGTCAAATTTGAAGTTCTTGGCCAAGAACAAAAGGGTTCAGACACAGGCAGAGAAACCCAAATGCAAAAGCAGGAAGGTGAATCTCGTGGCCAAGGCATTAGTTCCATGCAACAAAGTAGAGGAGTTGGTACAG GTGGCCAACAAGAGACAGAAACACAAGCAAGTGGCCAAGATGAAAGCAGAGCAGGGGGAGTAACTCATGGTACTACAGAAGAGACAAAAGGTCCATCTTTGGAAGAAATATCTCAATACAGGGGCACAGCACAACAGAATTCCATGGAAGCAATAAGGGCAGCTGAAGAGCGCTACGAGAAGGCCAAGGAAAAGGGCGCCTCCACATTGCAGAGTGTTAAAGAATCGGCAACTCATGGACTTGGCGCTGCAGGTACTTATTCAACAGAAAAAGGTGCACAAGCTAAAGACACTGTTACTCAAGGTGTTCAAAAGGGAACTCAATATGTTGCTGAAAAAGCTGGAGTGGCTAAGGATACTGCCCTTGAGAAAGGCCAACAAGCTTATGCTGCAACTAAAGATACCCTTTCAAGCGCTGGACAAACTGCAGTACAATCAGCACAACAAGCTAAAGATTATGTTGCTCAAAAGGCAGGGGAGACTAAAGAATATGTTGTCCCAAAAACAGAGGAGGCTAAGGAAATAGAAGCTCCTTCCCCAGTGGAGATAGCTTCAGTTGCAAAAGAGAGTGTTCAAGAAAAGAGTAAGAGTGCAACAAGCTATGTAGGAGAAAAAGCTGCTAAAGTTAAAGATGTAACAGTGGAAACAGGGAAAGGTGCAGTAGGATATGTAGGGAAAGTAGCTGAAACAGTGAAGGAAAAGGCAGTAGTGGCAGGTTGGGGAGCTGCACATTTTACAGCAGAGAAAGCTGCAGATGCTACTAAAGCAGTGGCTGGAGTTGCTTCTACTGTTGCGGGGTATGCGGGAGATAAAGCGGTGGCGGCGAAGGATGTGGTTGCTGATGTTGGGAAGAAAACAGTTGGATATGCAGAGGATAAGTTGGTTGCAGCAAAGGATTATGTAGTTTCAGCTGAAGAAAGTGCAGCAGAGTATGCAGCTAGGAAAAAGGCAGAAGcagagagagaattagaagctAAGAGATCACACGACACCAAG GAAGAAACAAAGGTGGAGGAAAAAGAAAGCGGAGTCAAACCAATGGAGAAAGTTAAAGAGTCCATTCAAGAAGAATCAGGAGGAGGAGAGAAAGGCAAGCAGTTGGAGGAGGGAGCAGCAGTGGTATTGCAAGCCATTGGCGAAACTATAGTTGAGATTGGGAAAACAACTACTGATCTTGTTGCTGGCCGTACCAAGGGGGAGGAATCAGTGGGAACTGAAAAAAGTCAACCACAATAA